The Oreochromis niloticus isolate F11D_XX linkage group LG4, O_niloticus_UMD_NMBU, whole genome shotgun sequence DNA segment ATGTATCCTGGACaggaagagagggaggaggagatgTGATGCTTCATTAACTGACTGTGAAGATTTATTTACAAATTTATAACCGACGTTTTAAACCAGTGTCACCTTTCCCTTTGAGTTTTCAAGCAGAACTGTGTAATGATAATCTCCAGTCTACAAATatggaaaaacatttattttcagagCATTTCTTTAGAGTAAAACAGTTAAATGTGGTAACACGTTGATTATGTTCTCATATCTTCACCTTACTAAAATGCAACAATTTCAGTTTAATCATTCTGAATTTATGTTAGTGGCTACTTTGAAACTGTATTCTTGCCTACTATACTGACAGAGGAGATCAGCTAAGTAATTAGGCGCCCTATTACTTAGAATTTTATAAGTAAACAATAAGATCTTAAAATCAAATCGATATTTAATaggaagccagtgtaagttGGCTAGAACAGGGGTGATGGAATCATACCTTCTAGTGCCGGTTAAGAGACGTGCTGTGGCATTTTTTAGCAATTGCAATCGCTGAAGGAGGGAAAATTGGAGCCCCAAGTAAGGAGTTACAATAATCTATTCTTGAAGTGATGAATACATGAATAAGTTTCTCTAGATCTTTACGTGGTATATAAGGTAGACAGAACATGCAGACTTAGCAAACAGCAGAAGCATAAAGAGGCATATTGTAAATGCACATTCTGATTCTCGACTATTCAGTGGGACATTCTGACATCTTGATAGTTTTGTGTAAAGTCTGTGAGCCCAAAGACACTTTACATGTATAAACCTTATCCATGTTCCAGTCTGATGGCTGGATggtcagagagctgctgatTTGGTAAGTCTGGTCTGGTCTCTGAACAGCAGTGCTGGTAGAGATCCCACTGCTCACTGGACTCCCAGCAGCCAACCAGCTCACATCTGCAAAAGGcacagactgactggacagACAGACCAGAGAAGCTGTGTTGGACTGGAGCTCAGGACTGGACGGAGGGAAGACTGTCAGGACAGGAGGAGGGAGGCTGGAGCCTGAAAATCaaggacattttaaaaaaagaaaagaaaaatcaaaagagagaaaataattagaaattaagcaatgaaaacaaaagaaatcaatCAACAGGAGTCAATATGGAATAAACATAATATTTGTAATGAAAAACAGTCTGCAAAAATATATTGAAATAATAATCCAACattgaatttgtttttaaaattttccaaaataaaatatgactaAGATTTAATTCTACAGGTTTCTGCATAACATGTCAGCTACTGTgaatcattttctttcatttcaaagAAAACTGTTGAGCCAGTTTCTCATCacttaaaattaatttttaactTTAGTAACACTGTTAACTGCTATTGAAATAAGAGAAAACCCAAGTACTcaaaaaatctttattcatgTCAAAATCTTATTAATTTCAAATTAGTGCTTTTGTTAttaatgtcatggtcctgggtcatgtgactcggtgttttaagtttcattgtattttgttatttattcgTGATCTAGTTTCATTTTTAGCTTATCTACTTAATTTCTCTACGTGGCTGTTTTAGTCCTTTGTTTTTAGGTCCTTTCGTGTCATCACCCCTTGTGTTTTACTCTCCCTTGTTGGTTCATGTTGTCAGGTTGGTATCATGTCTGCATCccatcatgtttcctgtttattttgaaagtcttgtttCTATGTTCTGTGTGCTTATTTTACTCTTACCTAATTATGGTCTATTGCaaaggtgtcgaactccaggccttgagggccggtgtcctgcaggttttagatgtgtcctttatccaacacagctgatttaaattgctaaatgacctcctcaacatgtcttgtagttctccagagggctggtaatgaactaatcatttgattcaggtgtgttgacccagggtgagatctaaaacctgcaggacaccggccctcgaggcctggagttcgacgcCCCTGGTCTATTGTGTCATctgtttcctcatgtgtttccacttcccctaatcTCCCTTTTGtatatttagtctgtgtgtgtcgTTTCAGTCTTCGTTGGATCATCTGTGTTACCTCCCTGCAGGTATTCACAGTTATCATAGTTATCATAGTCGATTCATAGTTCCTCGGTATTttagttctcccagtttaggttttcatTTAGCTCTCGCCCCTGTCTGCCTTCGTTTAAGTTTGTTATTCATGTTATCAGCCACAATAAATGCTCGCCTTTTGTTTACCCCTGAGTTCCATGTCCCTTTGTGTCTGCTCTTGGGTCCGTTCAACAAATACACCGGCATACCCCGCCATGACAATATAATTTTTTGGCATTAGTTTGTTGTAAAATAATCCCATTCAACACAATTCTAGAACTGTATTgtattcttttctttctttttatttatcagTCATCAATAACAAAGTATGTTTTGTTAGGGGAATGTACTTATCATGGTCCGCGGTGGGTGGCTGGAATTTCCATGAGGCTCCTGAACCTACCTGGGATCCGCCCCTGGGCAgggccacctcctccagttcCTGCACACCTGGAGCCGATTGCAGGCAATCAAGCCAGAGTGATTTAAGCCTCACGCTGACATTCATTCACTGCCAATTTGTCATCTACCCATGAGAAAACCCTCTCTGTGATTTACCTTGTTAACTAAACTTTCTTGTGCTGCAGTTTCTGGATTCACCTTGGCTCAAACCTTTGGGTCACACTCTACTGTCAGACTTAAGATACCAAGCCACCACTCTGGAAATCACTCTGTgtgcctcacctgcctgccctcctgccaTCACACTCCATCTGCTCACCCCAGATCCCCATCGCCCTCCTCTCATCGCTCTGTTTCTCCTCCTGCAAGTAAGAATAGCAATACAAATTGCTTACCACTTCAGGGCTCCCTCCACTACTTCCCTAACTCAGTTGtcctctctcctcagtgtgactGCTTACTGCCCAGCTCCAGTCTGCATCTTAGGCCCCGTTTTCTCTCTCTGTAGTTCTGCGTTCCCTTAGCCACGTTACCCAGGCCACGCCACGTCAAGCTCTAAGTTTTATTGCTTTTGTCCTTGCCACATTTCCAAAGTCTAAGCCTAACcaataaaatattgttaaaCCACCTGCTGTCTCTGTTCTGGGTTTCTGCGCCGGAGTCCAGTTTTGGTACAGACCACTCGGTCCCATGACAATACTACTTCTGTTTGCTTTtgcaaataaaataagttttagTTTTCATAATTTCTATTTGCAGATAGCCTTTGGACCAGCTAATAGAGCAGGAAAATACAAGAAATGTCTTTTTAACATGACTGTATACAATACACAACAGTTATTTTCAAGCACATTCACAGATCATCTCTTGGCAGTTTATGGGCACTTGTACTAATCTTTTAACCATGTGAAATACTTAAAATTAATTCAAGTGTCATGGAGCTCCTTTTGCTGCTCCAGGGTGCTGTCTTCACCTTTTCTGCCAGGGCGGTGTTGGGTCTCCTGTGTCCTCTTGGCTTCTACACCCATGTGCTACTCATCTGATCCTCATCAGTGCTGATCGATtcaggcagttctgaaggcctTGTTGGAGTGCCGTTCCTCCCTGGATCATTGTACTTACCTCTGTTAGTGTAGCCCGGCTCTCTCTAGTGTACTTTCCTGTGTTCCCTGGTACTTCTAACACCTTTCTTGGTCTCCATGTATAGATCTTCCTGGACCCTTGCCTGTTTCCCTTGGACCTGACATGGATGAGCGTGAGTGAGAGTGAGTCATGGTGTGGAATTGGATTGATTGTGTTTCTTGTCAGGGACTGCACGAAGAGGAGCGTGAGTGAGTTTTACCCGATCCTGGACCTTCCCTTGGAATCCCTGGAACCCTCTTCTCATTATCACTGTATATATGTAAATAACTTACCCGGTGTTGTAAATAAAACCCCTTTTGACTGCACAGCTATCTATATTAATTATTTACGACAATATTAATCATGATTTTGTACAAATGATAgaaaaatacatacaataataatacaataactACAATCAATGACACCATCAGGATTACCAAAGTCATGTTTAATCACCATGTCTGACAAAAATAATGTTCTTGAAAAGTGGTTGTAAAAGTATCAAACATTTACTAGTGTCCTTATCCTCACCCTTCTACATTTTCCTTCTGCCTCATAAATATGTTTGTGATCACTACAAACTAAATGTAAATGAAGATGGTCTCAAAGTTCTAAACTAACGTAAGTATagctttgtatttttgtttaactGCATGTTATCGACACTTCAGTTAAACTGCAGTTGGAATGTAACAGATCTGTGAATAGTGTCTATAAAATGTCTGTTAAAATGTCTTGCtgttgctgtagcccatctgctccAAGGTCAGATGTGCTGTGCTTTCAAAgatgctcggtttgaacttcagcagtcTTATGCCTGCATGCCTAAATGCTTTGAGTTGCTGCTGATGTGAAATGCTGGTTAGATATTTGGATGACTGTGGCGAACAGTGGAAGAGGCAATATTAATAAAGTGGTTGCTGAATGTATGTAGTGTGACTTTACTGGACTATACTGTtatgtgttttctttgtctgttttctcaTGCATAGAGTTTGACGAGTATTATTTTGCTCTTCTGCATTTCATCAGTTATGTCAAGTTTCAAAGACATtcttcacatttcatttttgtttctgaattatttttttttgctctgcATTAGGCTTACACCCTGCAGAACTCTTTGAAAGGTCAGTAAtattttgaggaaaaaaaacaaaaactaaacattttgaTGACTCTGTAGTGTAGTCAAAGTTTTACATTCATTCATCACAGATTTTAAATAATTGACTGACTATTGATGTTTTGACAAATGTGAAACAGTTTCATTGTTGAAGTGTCTTTTCCACACATGAGTCTGTGTTATAAAAAGTGTCCTAACTGTTCTGAGACGAGCATGCACATTGGGCTTTTCTGCTGTGAGAATTGCACCAAATTGATTGAGAGAATGTGTAATTTGGTTTATCTGATAATTTGtgaatttgttttattgttttcctttttatatttttaattaaagaacaaaaaatTAGAAAtccagtatttaaaaaaaatattatctgAAGGTGGTGCGTTTTCTTTAGAATTTTCTTGATGGATCTATAATCTGTAAGTGAAAGTTTCTCAAAAAGCAGAAGTACTAATGAGGAGGTTTTTGTCAATGTCTAAATCACTGTGATACAGCTGCATTGGCAGAGTCATCCCATGTCTGACAGTAATACACTGCAGAGTCTCCTGTCTCTGCTCGCTTGATAATGAACTGGTAATCAATGTTTGATGAGGATTTAGAGTTGAATCTGTCTGAGGAGAATCCTGTTCCAAATTCAAGTGAGCTGCTAGAATGAAGAAATCTTAGAACATACTGAGGAGCCTCTCCAGGAACTTGTTTATACCATCTAACATAATTCCCATCATCTCTCTCTATGTTGCAGTTGAGAACAGCTTGTTGACCTGGAGAAACTGTGTGGACAGCAGGTGTCTGGGTCAACACTATCACTGCATCAGCATCTGCcaggaaacacagaaaaaactgaAGGTAAAAGTTGAGCTCTAAATATACgaattaaaaaaaggaatgaGGAGAAGATCTTACATTTTAGAGCAGTGATGAGAGTGCACAGGGTCCACAGCATGTTGTCAGTGTGAGGTGTAAATGATCTTTACTGTTCAGCTGAGATGTGAGTGGGATTGTGAGAAGAGACACTGGAGCTTATAAAGACACAGAGGAAACTAAAGGAGGAGGAGATTCAACAAAATTACTTTCATTCATAGATCAAATGATTTATGAGCAGTTTCACATTTCACGTTTCtgattcatattcatcatttacaCTCATTTGTCATAAAATATGTTTATCACTGATGTCCTCATGCTCACACGTTACATTTTCTTTCTACCGACACGTGTTTATGATTGATTACCAACTAATCTTTAATTTAGCTGCATTTAAAacttaaatataaaaagttTGTCTTGACAGCTGACAGTTCTTCATTTACATGTAACTGTTTTGCTAGTTTGATTATTGCCTTATGTGCTTCAGCTGGAATGTAACAGTTATCAGAGTTTTACCACTATAGGCTAGTATACATCAAATGTATATTATTAAAACAAATCACATACAGCAGCATacacatttttgtgtttgtaagCATTGTGTGTATGATCATTTGTGTTGCTGTAGATGAATGTGCATATTATTGAAATTCCTTGCTTATTTATACTCTCAGTGATAAATGTTAAAACGAGTCACACAAAAGTAATTCAgtgtttatttcagtttttctcgCATTGGCTAAAATCTCATCAAAACTCTTTGTACTTTTGTCAGTCACAACTCTGTAGTGATAAGTTTCCTGAATAGCCCATGACTGAATTAATGTTTTCAATCAAATTACTTCAAACTGAATATTTTGATAACTTGATCTTCAGGGTTGGTCAAAGCTTTGTATTCATTCATCAGAGAGGTGACTGACTGACTATTCATGTTTTGACAAATGTGGAAAAGGTTTAAGGTGGTTGTTTACACTGATCTTTCTTAATAGctcttttattttaacatgaACCAGTCTCAAAACCGGATCACTGTGACACTTACTCATTATTATCATGCCATCATGTGTGTCAGTAATACACTGCAGAGTCTCCTGTCTCTCCCTGTTATGATAATTATGAAGTGGTAATCAATGAAGCTtataaaaacacagaggagagcagAACTGAAAGAGGAGTTTCAGCAAAACAGGCTTCTTTTATAAAAGACTTAAATTACTGATATCAATAATTCATAATTTCATACAGTGAAAATTGCCTTTGTATGAGCATTATTGTTTCAATCTCAATGATTTCATATAATCTTCTTTGTATTTGCtcttcaaaaacaaatataaatgacTTAATCAGTGTATATGTCAGGGTACTGGGTCTGCGACTCAGTATTTGTGTTTCAGGTTTTGGATTTACATTCTTTGATTACTGTTGTTCATGATTTTGGTTTCCTTTCAAATTCTCAGTGATCTTAGTTCTCCCTCCCTTAGTGTTTATCTCAACCTGTGTTTAGTCTCtgcctgttttctttttgcaaggaTGACTCGTTTCCTGTCGAGTCACCCTTGTCTCTGTGTTCGTTCATCTCCATTGTCTCCCCAGTCAGTAGGATTGCCTTGTCACTGTTAGTTACTCTTGTCTCTGTGCTCCATATTCGTTCTGTCTCCGCTGTCAGTTGGATTTTTGTGTCAAGTCTATATCTCCGTGCCTTCTCctccttcctgttttactttgatagtctcgtGTCCTTTCTTAATGTTTCCAGTTTTCCTTCCTTTACGTCTGGTTATGTGTGATTGCTCCCAgatgtgctctcctcctgtgtctgATTTCCACGTTACTCCCTGTGTATTTAGGCCATCTGTTTTCCTCCGTCTGTTGTTATGTTGTACCATCATACTCTCTCAGTGCTATATGTTTTTTCTGTGGCTCCTGATAACTTCTAGCTCTGTGTTTTTCTAGtttccagttttgtttttctcaattGTAATATTCCAGGCTTTTGtcacagcaaataaagctgccttTTTCAGTTCAACCTTTTgtttgagtcctgcatttgggtcctaatCCTACCTGTCACAGTCGTAACATGACAGTATATGGTTTATATTCCTCTTTCATAACAACAAATTAGATAAATTGATtatctaaaaaaataacaaaaaaacccataagaaaaaaaaatagaaataaataaacacagaaagtCACCGATCTGTATATGTTTACATTCTCTTTCTGCCTCATGAACATGCTTCTGATGAACTAAAGCtgattcaaaataaaaattctCTGCAATTAGCGGCTGTAGCTTGAAATCTGATTCAGAATTAACATgttggaattttttttaatcaaacatgttttacagtacaATAATATTGAAAGCTGATGGTGTGAGGTTTTATGTGTGAATAATGTGTGAATATTTTGgtgctttgtttatttaaattgaAAGTGCAACTGAAAAGAATACAGTGAATAAAGTTAAGAGAGCAATGTTTAAGAACTAATTGTTTGCCTTTGGTGCACCGAGTTTGCACAAACAGTAGAAGTAATAGTGAGAAAgtttttgtcacagtgtaaATCACTGTGATACGTACTCATTAACAGAGCCATCCCATGTCTGACagtaatagactgcagagtctccCTCCTCCACATTGCTGATGATCAAACGATAATCTTTTGTTGACTGATGAGCGGATGTGAATTTTCGAGAGGAGAGCCCAGAGCCATAGCTTGGAGAACTGTAGTCATAACGAAACAACAGCACAAACTGAGGAACTCCTCCTGGAATCTGTTTATACCACACAGCAGCACTGCCAGTAACAGTCCCCAGGTTACAGTCCATGGTGGCTGTTTCTCCTttcctcactgataaaacaggaGGTTTCTGTGTCACCACCGTCACACCACTCACACCTGCAAACAACAAGAAGACACGGAGTCAAGAgaaacacactgacatcagTATATATGTGTGCAATATAAGTCAAAGTGTTTACATGTTAGAGCAGTGATGAGAGCACAGAGAGTCACCAGCATGTTGTCAGTGTGAAGTACGAAGTGATTTTGGAGAAAAGGTGCTGGAGGAGCCATTTAATATAAGTATCAGGAGGAGGAGCTAtgtctcctcctctccttttttcttttgtcttcatttGTCTATATAGcaacataaaatatatatatatatatatatatatatatatatatatatatatatatatatatagatatataattttttttttttttatttaagcgTATAATCAGAATAATGGGAAAATTATATCAAGGCCTCCAGAAGCACAAAGGCAATAATACCTACATTAAAACAGAATGGGGAAAAAGAACTAAATAGCAAAGGAGGATTGATCATCTATGTGGGTGACACAGAAGCTCAAAGAATTGAAGAGAATTTACTTGGAAAAAATTgaatttgtgtgtttctttgacCTTAAAAGCAAGGATTGTGGGTGACAACAGGAGGAAACAGTGTGGTCACATGAATGCCATTCACTCACAAAGTCTTTGGGTAGgcaataaaattcaaatatacTGGGACATTACCTGTCTAACACTAAGGGAAAGCTAGGGTGGGAAATCCCTGTAGATGCCATTGTGCTGTATCTTGGAGTAATTAAAATATTGTTGGTTacaaaaaacagtacaaagaaCTGGTATATAAACGGAAAGCTTTACGAGAAGATAGCTTTCTTGCAAATGTTTGAAGGACACGCCTTTTCATAAAAGTGGAAGAAATGAATTGCCTTCATGTGTCATGGTCTAACAGTATTCAGCTAACTGTCTCTGAATGATCAAAGGATACAAACTGAAACATTTCGATTAAAAACAGCAgttccattttattttacagaGAGCTGATAAGTCATTTACTTGAGGTTATAAATGAGTTACTAAGACCTGCAGGTGCATCCTGGGCATGAAGAAACAGAAGAGCATAGAGGTGATGCTTCACTAACTGAGTGTGAAGATTCATTTGCAAGTTTATAACCAACATTTTAAACCTTTGACACTTGCCCTCTCTGTTACTCAATATTGTTAAATGATGCTCTCTAGTGTACAAATATTACATAGCGTGTATTTCAgaatatatttatgttttaacTATGGgaagaagacatttaaaaaatggtgTGCTTAtgagtgtttttttcctctatgTGCCCCTCTCTTAAATTTAAGAGTTCATTTTAATCGTTTTAAATTTATGTTactgacaaaaaacagtgaCACAATTTCTTGTTTACTgacaagaaaacacatttttttaaaccaatgcttttattaatttattgcaAAACATGAATTCCTGAAAATACTTGTCAAAAACCAGCAAATGAATACATGACTTAAACCTTTTGCTTTATTCTGATTTCTAACATGTAAAGACTGTAATGAGCAAACAGCACAAGCAGTAAAGAAGCAGATTTTAAATGCACACTCTGGTCCTCGACTATTCAGTGGGACATTCTGACTTCTTGATGGTTTTCTCTGAAGTCTGTGAGCCCAAAGACACTTTACATGTATAAACCTTATCCATGTTCCAGTCTGATGTCTGGATggtcagagagctgctgatTTGGTAAGTCTGGTCTGGTCTCTGAACAGCAGTGCTGGTAGAGATCTCACTGCTCACTGGACTCCCACCAGCCAACCAGCTCACATCTGCAAAAGGcacagactgactggacagACAGACCAGAGAAGCTGTGTTGGACTGGAGCTCAGCACTGGACGGAGGGAAGACTGTCAGGACAGGAGGAGGGAGGCTGGAGCCTGAAAATACATGAAAgatgttcagaaaacaaaaaaacaaaaacagaagaatgaAAGGAAAGGAGGAAACTAGAAATGAAGTCATAAAACCAGAAGGAATCAAGAAGAGTCAATATGGAATaaacataacatttgttttggaATTAGAAGAAAACAATACTAATGTGATTGCAAAAGTACAGAAAAAATAATGCAACATATCATTTGAACTTCTTTTTACATTTctccaaaataaaatatcactAGCTACTCTTTAACTTTTCATGTAAAACATCTTGGATTTAATTCTACAGCTTTCTGCATAACATGTCAGCTAATgtgaattattttctttcatttcaaagAAAACTGTTAAGCCAGGTTATTATCACTTCAAAACAATTTTGAACATTAGTAACACTGTTAACTACTAttgaagaaagagaaaacaggcCTTAAATGCCAACCTAAAAGTCAAGTAAAACATGAGAATGATAAGAGCGAACAACAACATATTTCACATAATTTTCAGTGAACaacatttatataaaaatatacaaatttgTTTTGAAagcttttcatatttttttaaatacaactaACCATGTTTTCTgtacaaacaacaacatgaaaCTATTTTAATTTGTACAAAATCATAAAAATGATGCTGAACAAGAAACATATTGAATTAAGTAGTCATCAGCAGATTTTTGCAAAATCTCTCTTGTTTTATGATCAGTTAAAAAGTACTTACTTGTCACAATCAGCTTGGTGCCTTGTCCAAATACCACAGTGATTCAGTTTGTATACatggctgtacaaaaacctcctgACTGTCACTGATGAGGGGAGAGGAACTGAAACATCCTGTAGAGACCAACTTATACTGTCAACATCTCATTCACTTCAtctgtttgtattttataactgtcttcctctctctgtgtaGTCATGTTTATTCCTTTGTGTCACTTGTTTTGTGTAAGACTTAATGAAGTCCTcattactgatctgaattaaACAGAGCTTCACTGTCTCTCAATAAGATTTTGGTCACAGTCTGGTTCACTATGATGGTGGTTTGTTGGGAGTCTTCCCATGTCTGACAGGAACTCACTGCAGAGTCTCCTGTCTCTGCATGATTAATAATAGACTTGAAATCAGTGTTTGGTCAATCTTTATGAGGAGAATCCTGCTCAAAATGCAGGTGAGCTGTAAGAATGACAAAATCTCAGAACTGAGGAGCTTTTTTAACGTTACATTTGAGCAggttaaaggttaaaaaaaggaataaaaaatgAGCAATCCAATGCTAAATAACATATTATATGAAGTTAGTCCAACTCAGTGTAACGTACAATCTTCAAGTGAAATAGTCAAGACAGCATGTGTACTGCTCAAGAGGTTTTTTGCCACAGTGTGAACAACAGTGTCTTCTGTTTCTGTGCACTTGATAGTTAAGTGGTAAGTTATGTCTGATGAGGACAGAGTTGGATCTGTCTGAGGGGCATCTTGTTTCAAAGCTGGCTGAGCAGTCAGAATACAGACATCTTAGAACATACAGAGGAAACCCTCCAGGAACTTGTTTAACCAGCTAACAGAATTCGTATCATCTCTCTCTATGTTGCAGTTGACAACAGCTTGTTGACCTGAAGAAACTGTGTGGATAGCAGGTGTCTGGGTCAACACTATCACTGCATCAACATCTGCctaaaatgacataaaaaaaaaaacaacaagtcaaaggtcaaagctTTACTTCAAAATATACAAACTGTAAAGCAGACCAGTAGAACATCTCACATGTCGGAGCAATGATGAACTTGAACAGGGTCCACagcatgttgtcagtgtttggTGAAACTGTTGAGCAGGGGTAAGAAGGTTATAGTGAGAAGAGACGAGACACTGAATCTTGTAAAGACCCAGAGGAGAAGAGAACTATAAGAAAAGGAGATTTTGCAAAACAGCTTTCATTCATAGATTAAACCTAAACATTTCATTGGATCAACTAATagtaataatttttaaattcaTATAATGGAGACTCCATGTATatgcattattattttaatcGGTACAGCAAGTAAAGTAAGTACTGACCAGTTGTCCAAGTAAAAATATTTCTAAAGGCCTTACtgacatgaaattctcaccagatgACAGAAACAACCTATCCAAttcacacatgcaaagaaatcaaaccatagATTTCCATTAATTAAGTTACATGTAATATTGAGAAATGATTCAAAGAAAAAGTATTGAACACAGTTACTGAAATTTATTTAATACTTTGTATAAAAGTCTTTGTTGGTGGTGACAGCTTCAAGATGCCTCCTGTATGGAAAAAACTAGtcgcatgcatgtctcaggtgTGAtcttgtgctgctgctgtttcacaTCTGACACCTCAgccacttcacacctcctctactcTCCCTGCTCACTACTCCCACCCCCAACCACAGCATCCAGCACACATCCAACACACgactccagcctgtctctctcaaccacccaggttaggagggaactgaggaggattaaagctaAGAAGGCAGTGGGTCCAGATGACATCAGCTCAAGGGCTGTCAGGTCCTGTGCAGatcaactgtgtggggtgatggagcacatcttcaacctgagcctgaggctggggagagttccacagctctggaaaacctcttgtgttatgtttttttgatttctccagtgcctttaacGCCATTCTTCCGACAGTCCTGAAGGATAAGCTGGAGAACTCacgcaatgttccctctaagctgtgCGCGTGTGCAATTGcacactgctggcacggtctctgcgcacagaaaatctccgttgcgcacaaaaaaaaaactaacctatcccatagtccagccaatgatgcaattcacattcgtatatacgcagccaatcaacgtcgttgacaggctatgacagcgtccttatgtgccgacaccggtgttttatctagcaaagcggcgtggctgatgtggagtgaagccacgttaatgacaacgtgtacaaccattggagatgtgagcaggacagatggAACAATTGATgaaaaaagtgtggactttataccagtttttaaattgtgttgataggccacataaaaccagagttatgataaaaaatatatgcaatgtttgttttttttccttaatactatcattgtttatatttactgcaggaagaaacggtaaaaacagcgttttataaggaaaacgctcgaaagcactctccgcctgtgagcaaatatactatgtggaccaatcaaaaaatgatatggcaacatggcatttagttgtttaggaagagggaagttttaggagtatTTAAGGAGTTTAGGAGGAGTTTGAGAtatgagagatttgcgacgtttagcacaaatcttgtgtagttagtgtgtagtgtagtcaatagttttgttgtgtg contains these protein-coding regions:
- the LOC106098575 gene encoding uncharacterized protein LOC106098575, whose protein sequence is MLVTLCALITALTCVSGVTVVTQKPPVLSVRKGETATMDCNLGTVTGSAAVWYKQIPGGVPQFVLLFRYDYSSPSYGSGLSSRKFTSAHQSTKDYRLIISNVEEGDSAVYYCQTWDGSVNEYVSQSKGNRQGSRKIYTWRPRKVLEVPGNTGKYTRESRATLTEEEKQSDERRAMGIWGEQMECDGRRAGRCAGTGGGGPAQGRIPVSGSSLPPPVLTVFPPSSPELQSNTASLVCLSSQSVPFADVSWLAAGSPVSSGISTSTAVQRPDQTYQISSSLTIQPSDWNMDKVYTCKVSLGSQTLHKTIKMSECPTE